In one window of Gossypium hirsutum isolate 1008001.06 chromosome A01, Gossypium_hirsutum_v2.1, whole genome shotgun sequence DNA:
- the LOC107921754 gene encoding uncharacterized protein, translated as MTLIKVLSIKYRFCALVDPVRYDSFDIKVSVFCKNLEYTTPGRDSVSVWDIHLGGSTFDTENTYWGTTSTTSGSQSTSDWGRYGTSTRRDYLLPTTSTGEGTSFVTDDGGSDDESDVDPPRVPGPNGAEVTLFSEPKPTPTIPEDVEGSSDEEEEDPQFMTYSPPAHMHNVDLSQDVALEFPDLPHRRRDRTSSSLDSGELEVGKVFSNKDSFLGALKQHSIIDRVNYNVVKSKTDKFEAKCAVKDNTCSWKIMASLRKKTCLWEIKKYKGPHTCVGGVSQDNPKMDSDMLADLILPTVKADPRTSVLVLIANIRSQLRYTPSYCKAWIAKQKALEKMHGGWDASYNEVWQWCQVLERYVQVAQ; from the exons atGACGCTAATAAAAGTTttgtctattaagtatcgattttgtgctttgGTTGATCCCGTGAGATATGACTCATTCGACATCAAAG TGTCCGTGTTTTGTAAAAATTTGGAATATACAACCCCTGGCCGAGACTCTGTTAGTGTATGGGACATACACCTCGGTGGGTCGACATTTGATACTGAAAATACATACTGGGGAACGACATCAACTACTAGTGGTTCGCAATCAACATCTGATTGGGGACGTTATGGAACGTCCACAAGAAGGGACTATTTACTCCCAACGACGTCCACCGGTGAAGGAACCTCGTTCGTTACAGATGATGGTGGGTCGGAtgatgagtccgatgtggatccacctcgagtgCCCGGGCCCAATGGTGCAGAAGTtacattattttctgaaccgaaGCCTACTCCAACCatacctgaagatgttgaaggtagttcagatgaagaagaagaagatccacaATTCATGACGTActcgcctccagcccacatgcataatgtcgatctatctcAAGATGTTGCtttggagtttccagatctaccacacagaaggcGTGACCGTACAAGTTCATCATTGGATTCGGGTGAACTAGAAGTTGGTAAGGTGTTTTCCAATAAAGATAGTTTTCTAggtgcattgaaacaacatagcatcatagACAGGGTTAACTacaacgtggttaaatccaaaaccgataagtttgaggccaagtgtgcagtgAAAGAcaacacatgttcatggaaaattatgGCCTCGTTGAGGAAAAAGACATGCttgtgggagattaaaaagtacaaaggtccacatacatgtgttggCG gtgtttcacaagataaTCCAAAGATGGATTCAGATATGTTAGCTGACTTAATACTACCGACGGTGAAGGCAGATCCCAGGACTTCAGTGttggtcttaattgccaatattcgtagccaattgaGGTACACACCCTCTTactgcaaggcttggatagctaagcaaaaggcattgGAAAAGATGCATGGTGGGTGGGATGCTTCATATAATGAAgtgtggcagtggtgtcaggtgctggagAGATATGTCCAGGTTGCACAATAG